In one Drosophila pseudoobscura strain MV-25-SWS-2005 chromosome X, UCI_Dpse_MV25, whole genome shotgun sequence genomic region, the following are encoded:
- the sisA gene encoding protein sisterless A, which yields MEQSHLYLHKFYAQISPGPLMVSATGLHPQSRPATQQPEHIDELVALELQHLKTHYADEEQRYVDQMLLANPIVVERRAQPRPETTASGAPSPTEASRTVPVPTPSPRATSAAAPMASSRHDTQRQRAESCRKSRYNNKIKKAKLRFRHKFVSSQLTESAGVLDHMREVIAQAEAELLARGFNLGALERMRRNFGVDRCMTTAMDQ from the coding sequence ATGGAACAGAGCCATCTCTATCTGCATAAATTCTACGCCCAGATCAGTCCGGGACCCCTCATGGTCAGCGCCACTGGCCTTCATCCGCAGAGCAGACCGGCAACGCAGCAACCCGAGCACATTGACGAGCTGGTGGCTCTGGAGCTGCAGCACCTGAAGACGCACTACGCCGACGAGGAGCAACGATATGTGGACCAGATGCTGCTCGCGAACCCCATTGTGGTGGAGCGACGGGCCCAACCTAGGCCGGAGACGACAGCGTCCGGCGCACCATCCCCGACAGAGGCATCCAGAACAGTACCAGTGCCAACACCCTCGCCCAGAGCCACATCCGCAGCCGCTCCAATGGCCAGCAGTCGCCACGACACCCAGCGGCAGAGGGCCGAGTCCTGCCGCAAGTCGCGCTACAACAACAAGATCAAGAAGGCCAAGCTGCGCTTCCGTCACAAGTTCGTCAGCAGCCAGCTGACGGAGAGCGCCGGAGTGCTGGACCACATGCGGGAGGTGATCGCTCAGGCGGAGGCGGAGCTGCTGGCGCGGGGCTTCAATCTGGGAGCCCTGGAGCGCATGCGCAGGAACTTCGGCGTGGATCGGTGCATGACAACGGCCATGGACCAGTGA
- the LOC6901326 gene encoding uncharacterized protein — translation MNSYTKDNVSNIQNVELMAKLLAESGTPLCYEAILDKMEKLNGCPLSNKDRRETMATLEAGQRLGYLQLQGEHYIVKSLTPLSGRSSQARGRPVNRRDSQNRGPAPTRSRSPLRRNPVPSNTIDTETDSRKDFLKSQCKTM, via the exons ATGAATTCGTACACCAAAGACAACGTATCCAA CATTCAGAATGTTGAGCTGATGGCCAAACTGTTGGCGGAATCGGGCACACCCTTGTGCTATGAGGCGATCTTGGACAAGATGGAGAAGCTCAATGGGTGTCCCTTGTCAAATAAGGACCGCCGCGAAACTATGGCCACGCTGGAGGCGGGACAAAGGCTGGGGTACCTTCAGCTTCAAGGAGAACACTATATTGTCAAGTCCCTGACCCCTTTATCTGGCCGCAGTAGTCAAGCCAGAGGCCGACCTGTAAACCGACGCGATAGCCAAAACCGGGGCCCGGCTCCAACCAGAAGCCGATCTCCACTCCGGCGCAATCCTGTACCTTCCAACACCATCGATACCGAGACAGACAGCAGAAAGGATTTCTTAAAATCGCAATGTAAAACAATGTAG
- the l(1)10Bb gene encoding LOW QUALITY PROTEIN: protein BUD31 homolog (The sequence of the model RefSeq protein was modified relative to this genomic sequence to represent the inferred CDS: inserted 1 base in 1 codon) has protein sequence MGPPGCELIETTLEKLGQKMRESETEPHGPVFKIHNQKTRYIYDLFYRRKAINWELNEYCLREKIADSNLIAKXKKCCLRCIQRRVTNFATNSICRVHKSLLEEGPRLLGKCHQPYHL, from the exons ATGGGCCCACCAGGCTGCGAGCTAATAGAGACCACACTGGAGAAGCTGGGGCAGAAAATGCGAGAGT CCGAAACGGAACCGCATGGCCCCGTGTTCAAGATCCACAACCAGAAGACGCGCTACATCTACGACCTGTTCTATCGCCGTAAGGCCATTAATTGGGAGCTTAACGAGTACTGCCTGCGGGAGAAGATCGCCGACAGCAATCTGATTGCCA TGAAGAAGTGCTGCCTGCGATGCATACAGAGGCGCGTCACCAACTTTGCCACCAACAGTATATGTCGGGTGCACAAATCCCTCCTCGAGGAGGGCCCGCGGCTGCTTGGCAAATGCCATCAGCCCTACCACCTGTAG
- the r gene encoding CAD protein, whose amino-acid sequence MRQVDCYLVLEDGTVMPGLSFGHVAKNSPVGGEVVFQTGMVGYTEALTDRSYSGQILVLTYPLIGNYGVPCPEEDEHGLPKHFEWLKGAVQATALVVGEVAECAWHWRSSKTLPKWLAEHKVPGISGVDTRALTKKLREQGSLLGRIVYKAPKEGPNKLIFEDPNTRNLAKECSVRKKMVFGDATSGKGPRIAIIDCGLKLNQLRCLLQRGASVQLLPWSADLKDEDYDALFLSNGPGNPESCDAIVEEVRRVIRAGTKPIFGICLGHQLLAKAIGCSTFKMKYGNRGHNLPCLHRATGRCLMTSQNHGYAVDLQDLPGEWEELFVNANDGTNEGIVHRSKPYFSVQFHPEHHAGPCDTEFLFDVFMESIRTPQLSVPELISRRLRPAKLLPVQPKPRKVLILGSGGLSIGQAGEFDYSGSQAIKAMRESGIQTVLINPNIATVQTSKGMADKCYFLPLTPHYVEEVIKSERPNGVLLTFGGQTALNCGVELDRAGVFEKYNVRILGTPIQSIIETEDRKLFAQRVNDIGEQVAPSEAVYSVAEALEAAGRLGYPVMARAAFSLGGLGSGFANNEQELENLAEQALAHSSQLIVDKSLKGWKEVEYEVVRDAFDNCITVCNMENFDPLGIHTGESIVVAPSQTLSDREYQMLRNTALKVIRHLGVVGECNIQYALCPHSEQFYIIEVNARLSRSSALASKATGYPLAYVAAKLALGLPLPEIKNSVTGNTTACFEPSLDYCVVKIPRWDLAKFTRVSKHIGSSMKSVGEVMSIGRSFEEAFQKALRMVDSDVLGFDADVVVVDEQKLADQLSEPTDRRPFFLAAALTMGMDIQQLHKLTKIDQWFLHKLERIVFFNHHLSRLNASGSQLGPDLLLKAKRLGFSDKQIAKATKSTELVVRQQRHQLGIRPFVKQIDTVAGEWPASTNYLYTTYHGTEHDVEFPGGHIIVVGSGVYRIGSSVEFDWCAVGCLRELRKLQKPTIMINYNPETVSTDYDMCDRLYFEEISFEVVMDIYELESSEGIILSMGGQLPNNIAMDLHRQQAKVLGTSPDSIDCAENRFKFSRMLDRKGILQPRWKELTNLKSAIEFCEEVGYPCLVRPSYVLSGAAMNVAYSNQDLETYLNAASEVSREHPVVISKFLTEAKEIDVDAVAADGQILCMAVSEHVENAGVHSGDATLVTPPQDLNAETLEAIKRITCALASLLDVTGPFNMQLIAKNNELKVIECNVRVSRSFPFVSKTLDHDFVATATRAIVGMDVEPIDVLHGVGKVGVKVPQFSFSRLAGADVQLGVEMASTGEVAGFGDNRYEAYLKAMMSTGFQIPKNAVLLSIGSFKHKMELLPSIRDLAKMGYKLYASMGTGDFYAEHGVDVESVQWTFDKTTPDDINGELRHLAEFLANKQFDLVINLPMSGGGVRRVSSFMTHGYRTRRLAVDYSIPLVTDVKCTKLLVESMRLMGGQPAMKTHTDCMTSRRIVKLPGFIDVHVHLREPGATHKEDFSSGTAAALAGGVTLVCAMPNTNPSIVDKETFAQFQELARLGARCDYALYLGASDANWAQAHELASQACGLKMYLNDTYGTLRLSDMTAWQRHLSHWPKRAPIVCHAEKQSMAAVVLLAHLLDRHVHICHVARKEEIQLIRAAKEKGIKVTCEVCPHHLFLSTKDVDRLGSGMSEVRPLLCSPEDQEALWEHMEYIDVFATDHAPHTLEEKQSERPPPGFPGLETILPLLLQAVHEGRLTMEDIKRKLHRNPRNIFNLPEQPHTYVEVDLDEEWTISGSELKTKAGWTPFEGTKVTGRVHRVVLRGEVAFIDGQVLVQPGFGQNVRNKAGAQQLLSEATQELPSDRDANDTFARLLTVEGAAKVHFVDEANNSNSFLRPISPSPRHRLDSSSNTTLRDYLQRTAMSVSGSASGSVAANQYSQPSPNPVAHSLVGKHILAVDMFSKDHLNDIFNLAQLLKSRVTKDRPLDDLLRGKIMASVFYEVSTRTQCSFAAAMLRLGGRVISMDQLTSSVKKGESLEDSIKVMASYADVMVLRHPLPGAVARAALYSRKPVINAGDGVGEHPTQALLDIFTIREEIGTVNGLTITMCGDLKNGRTVHSLARLLTLYNVTLQYVAPETLQMPDEITKFVNERGVKQVFYNALALDALADTDVLYMTRIQRERFDSDSEYQKCNGPFIVTPKLMTLAKKRMIVLHPLPRLDEISRDFDLDPRAAYFRQAEYGMYIRMALLAMVVGCRSTAL is encoded by the exons ATGCGACAAGTGGACTGTTACCTGGTGCTGGAGGATGGCACCGTCATGCCGGGGCTGTCGTTCGGACATGTGGCCAAGAATAGTCCGGTGGGAGGCGAGGTTGTCTTCCAAACAGGCATGGTCGGCTACACCGAGGCGCTGACAGATCGCTCGTACAGTGGACAGATTCTGGTGCTGACCTACCCGCTGATTGGTAACTATGGAGTGCCCTGCCCGGAGGAGGACGAGCACGGCCTGCCCAAGCACTTTGAGTGGCTCAAGGGAGCCGTGCAGGCCACCGCCCTTGTGGTGGGCGAAGTGGCCGAGTGCGCCTGGCACTGGCGTAGCTCCAAGACGCTGCCCAAGTGGTTGGCTGAGCACAAGGTGCCTGGCATCAGTGGCGTGGACACACGCGCCCTTACCAAAAAGTTGCGGGAGCAGGGCAGCCTTCTGGGTCGCATCGTGTACAAGGCCCCCAAGGAGGGGCCAAACAAACTAATCTTTGAGGATCCCAACACCCGTAATCTAGCCAAGGAGTGCAGCGTACGGAAGAAGATGGTCTTCGGGGATGCCACCAGTGGCAAGGGCCCACGCATCGCCATCATAGACTGCGGCCTGAAGCTCAATCAGTtgcgctgcctgctgcagcgTGGTGCCTctgtgcagctgctgccatgGAGCGCTGACCTGAAGGATGAGGACTACGATGCCCTCTTCCTGTCCAACGGACCCGGCAATCCGGAGAGCTGCGACGCGATTGTTGAGGAGGTGCGGCGCGTCATCCGGGCTGGCACCAAGCCCATCTTCGGCATCTGTCTGGGccaccagctgctggccaaggcCATTGGCTGCTCCACCTTCAAGATGAAGTACGGCAACCGTGGCCACAACCTGCCCTGCCTGCACCGCGCCACTGGCCGCTGCCTGATGACCTCACAGAACCACGGCTACGCAGTGGATCTGCAGGATCTACCCGGCGAATGGGAGGAGCTCTTTGTGAATGCCAATGACGGCACCAACGAGGGCATTGTCCACCGCTCCAAGCCCTACTTCTCAGTGCAGTTTCATCCGGAGCATCATGCAGGGCCCTGCGACACCGAATTCCTTTTCGATGTCTTTATGGAATCCATCCGTACTCCCCAGCTGAGTGTGCCAGAACTTATTAGTCGACGACTGCGTCCCGCCAAGCTGCTGCCCGTCCAGCCTAAGCCGCGCAAGGTGCTCATCCTGGGCTCTGGTGGCCTCTCCATTGGCCAGGCGGGCGAATTCGATTACTCCGGCTCACAGGCCATCAAGGCGATGCGAGAGTCTGGCATCCAGACGGTGCTCATCAATCCGAATATCGCCACCGTGCAGACCTCAAAGGGAATGGCGGACAAATGCTATTTCCTGCCCCTGACCCCCCACTACGTGGAGGAGGTGATCAAGTCGGAGCGCCCCAACGGAGTGCTGCTCACCTTTGGCGGCCAGACGGCCCTCAATTGCGGCGTGGAACTGGACCGGGCCGGAGTCTTTGAGAAGTACAATGTCCGCATTCTGGGCACACCCATCCAGTCGATCATCGAAACGGAGGATCGTAAGCTTTTCGCCCAGCGCGTCAACGATATTGGGGAGCAGGTGGCGCCATCGGAGGCCGTCTATTCGGTGGCTGAGGCTCTGGAGGCGGCCGGCCGTCTCGGCTATCCGGTGATGGCCAGGGCCGCCTTCTCGCTGGGCGGCCTGGGCTCTGGCTTTGCCAACAACGAACAGGAGCTGGAGAACCTCGCCGAGCAGGCGCTGGCCCACTCTAGCCAGCTGATTGTGGACAAATCGCTCAAAGGCTGGAAGGAGGTCGAGTACGAAGTGGTGCGCGATGCCTTCGACAACTGCATCACCGTCTGCAACATGGAGAACTTCGATCCGCTTGGCATCCACACGGGCGAGAGCATTGTGGTGGCCCCCTCGCAGACGCTTTCGGACCGGGAGTATCAAATGCTCCGCAACACCGCCCTGAAGGTCATCCGGCATCTGGGCGTTGTGGGGGAGTGCAACATCCAGTATGCGCTCTGCCCCCACTCGGAGCAGTTCTACATCATCGAAGTGAATGCGCGGCTGTCGCGCAGCTCGGCGCTGGCCAGCAAGGCCACCGGCTATCCCCTGGCCTATGTGGCCGCCAAGCTGGCTTTgggcctgcccctgcccgaGATCAAGAACTCGGTGACGGGGAATACGACGGCCTGCTTTGAGCCCTCACTCGACTACTGTGTGGTGAAGATACCGCGCTGGGATCTGGCCAAATTCACGCGCGTCAGCAAGCACATCGGCAGCTCCATGAAGAGCGTCGGCGAGGTGATGTCCATCGGACGAAGCTTCGAGGAGGCCTTCCAGAAGGCCCTACGCATGGTCGACAGCGATGTGCTGGGCTTCGATGCTGACGTTGTGGTCGTCGACGAGCAGAAGCTGGCGGATCAGCTCTCAGAGCCGACGGATCGACGGCCCTTTTTCTTGGCCGCCGCCCTGACCATGGGCATGGATATCCAGCAGCTGCATAAGCTCACCAAAATCGATCAGTGGTTCCTGCACAAGCTGGAGCGAATCGTCTTTTTCAACCACCATCTCAGCCGCCTCAATGCCTCGGGCAGCCAGCTGGGTCCCGATCTGCTGCTCAAAGCCAAGCGTCTGGGCTTCTCCGACAAGCAGATAGCCAAGGCCACCAAAAGCACAGAGCTGGTGGTGCGCCAGCAGCGTCACCAGCTGGGAATCCGTCCGTTTGTCAAACAGATCGACACGGTGGCAGGGGAGTGGCCAGCGAGCACCAATTATCTGTATACGACCTATCACGGCACCGAGCATGACGTGGAGTTCCCCGGGGGCCACATCATTGTGGTGGGGTCGGGCGTTTACCGCATTGGCTCCTCGGTGGAGTTTGACTGGTGCGCCGTGGGCTGCCTGCGGGAGCTGCGGAAGCTGCAGAAGCCAACGATCATGATCAACTACAACCCGGAGACGGTCTCCACCGACTACGACATGTGCGATCGGCTGTACTTTGAGGAGATCAGCTTTGAGGTGGTGATGGACATCTACGAACTGGAGTCCTCCGAGGGCATCATCCTCTCGATGGGGGGCCAGCTGCCCAATAACATTGCCATGGATCTCCACCGGCAGCAGGCCAAGGTTTTGGGCACTTCCCCGGACTCGATCGACTGTGCCGAGAATCGTTTCAAGTTCTCGCGCATGCTGGACCGGAAGGGCATCCTCCAGCCGCGCTGGAAGGAGTTGACCAACCTCAAGTCGGCCATCGAGTTCTGCGAGGAGGTGGGCTACCCTTGCCTGGTCAGACCCTCGTATGTGCTGTCCGGGGCGGCCATGAATGTGGCCTACTCCAACCAGGACCTGGAGACGTATCTGAACGCCGCCTCGGAGGTTAGTCGCGAGCATCCGGTGGTCATATCCAAGTTTCTCACCGAGGCCAAGGAAATCGACGTTGATGCCGTGGCCGCCGACGGCCAGATCCTTTGCATGGCCGTCTCTGAGCATGTGGAGAATGCGGGCGTCCATTCGGGCGATGCCACGCTGGTCACCCCGCCGCAGGATCTCAACGCCGAGACGCTGGAGGCCATCAAGCGGATCACATGCGCCTTGGCCAGCCTCCTGGACGTTACCGGACCCTTCAACATGCAACTGATTGCCAAGAACAACGAACTCAAGGTCATTGAATGCAACGTGCGCGTATCGCGCTCCTTCCCCTTCGTCTCGAAGACCCTCGATCACGACTTTGTGGCAACCGCCACCAGAGCCATTGTCGGCATGGACGTGGAGCCCATCGATGTGCTCCATGGGGTCGGCAAGGTCGGAGTGAAGGTGCCACAGTTTAGTTTCTCCCGCCTCGCGGGCGCCGATGTCCAGCTGGGCGTCGAGATGGCCTCCACCGGAGAGGTGGCCGGCTTCGGCGACAACCGCTACGAAGCCTACCTCAAAGCCATGATGTCCACCGGCTTTCAGATACCCAAGAATGCCGTACTCCTCTCCATCGGTAGCTTCAAG CACAAAATGGAACTGCTTCCTTCCATACGGGATCTGGCCAAAATGGGCTACAAACTGTACGCCTCCATGGGCACCGGCGATTTCTATGCAGAACATGGCGTTGAT GTGGAATCCGTACAGTGGACTTTCGATAAGACAACGCCGGATGACATCAATGGGGAGCTGCGTCATTTGGCCGAGTTCCTGGCCAATAAACAGTTCGATCTGGTCATCAATTTGCCAATGAGTGGCGGAGGTGTCAGAAG GGTGTCCTCCTTCATGACGCATGGCTATCGCACCCGTCGTCTGGCCGTGGACTACTCCATACCATTGGTGACGGATGTCAAGTGCACCAAACTGCTGGTGGAATCGATGCGCCTGATGGGTGGCCAGCCGGCGATGAAGACCCACACGGACTGCATGACCTCGCGGCGGATTGTCAAGCTGCCGGGCTTCATCGATGTCCATGTGCATCTGCGAGAGCCGGGTGCCACGCACAAAGAGGACTTTTCCAGCGGCACAGCCGCTGCCTTGGCTGGCGGGGTCACCCTGGTCTGTGCCATGCCCAACACCAATCCCTCGATCGTCGACAAGGAGACGTTTGCCCAGTTCCAGGAGCTGGCCCGCCTCGGTGCGCGCTGTGACTATGCCCTATATTTGGGCGCCTCCGATGCGAACTGGGCCCAGGCCCACGAATTGGCCTCGCAGGCGTGTGGCCTGAAGATGTACCTCAACGACACGTACGGCACACTGAGGCTCAGCGATATGACGGCCTGGCAGCGACACCTCTCACACTGGCCCAAACGGGCCCCGATCGTTTGCCACGCGGAGAAGCAGAGCATGGCggctgtggtgctgctggcacATCTGCTGGATCGCCATGTGCACATTTGTCATGTGGCCAGGAAGGAGGAGATCCAGCTGATTCGGGCGGCCAAGGAGAAGGGCATCAAGGTAACGTGCGAGGTGTGCCCGCACCACTTGTTCCTTAGCACCAAAGATGTGGATCGTCTGGGCTCCGGCATGTCCGAGGTGCGTCCGCTCCTCTGCTCACCCGAAGACCAGGAGGCGCTGTGGGAGCACATGGAGTACATCGATGTGTTCGCCACCGACCATGCACCGCACACGCTCGAGGAGAAGCAATCGGAGCGTCCACCGCCCGGCTTTCCCGGCCTGGAGACCATCCTGCCGCTCCTACTGCAGGCCGTCCACGAGGGCCGGCTAACCATGGAGGATATCAAACGCAAGCTGCACCGCAATCCGCGCAACATCTTCAACCTGCCCGAGCAGCCGCACACCTATGTGGAGGTCGATCTGGACGAGGAGTGGACCATCTCCGGCAGCGAGCTGAAGACCAAGGCCGGCTGGACGCCCTTCGAGGGGACCAAGGTCACGGGTCGTGTCCATCGCGTGGTCCTGCGCGGCGAGGTGGCCTTCATCGACGGCCAGGTGCTCGTGCAGCCCGGCTTCGGGCAGAATGTCCGCAACAAAGCGGGCGCCCAGCAGCTGCTCTCCGAGGCCACCCAGGAGCTGCCCAGCGATAGGGACGCCAACGACACCTTTGCCCGCCTCCTGACTGTGGAGGGTGCCGCGAAGGTCCACTTTGTGGACGAGGCCAACAATTCAAACAGCTTCCTGCGGCCGATCTCCCCGTCGCCGCGCCACCGCCTGGACTCGTCCAGCAACACCACCCTGAGGGACTACCTGCAGCGGACCGCCATGTCTGTGTCTGGATCGGCATCGGGGTCGGTGGCGGCCAACCAGTACTCTCAGCCCAGTCCCAACCCGGTGGCCCATTCGCTGGTGGGCAAGCACATCCTGGCCGTGGACATGTTCAGCAAGGACCACCTAAACGACATCTTCAATCTGGCGCAGCTGCTCAAGTCGCGTGTGACCAAGGACCGGCCGTTGGACGATCTGCTGCGCGGCAAGATCATGGCCAGCGTCTTCTACGAGGTGAGCACACGGACGCAGTGCAGCTTTGCCGCCGCCATGCTCCGACTGGGCGGACGGGTGATCAGCATGGATCAGCTGACATCGTCGGTGAAGAAGGGCGAGTCCCTGGAGGACAGCATCAAAGTGATGGCCAGCTATGCGGATGTCATGGTGCTGCGCCATCCCCTACCCGGAGCTGTGGCT CGTGCCGCCTTGTACTCCCGCAAGCCGGTGATCAATGCTGGCGACGGCGTCGGGGAGCATCCCACCCAGGCACTGCTGGACATATTCACCATTCGGGAGGAGATCGGCACCGTAAACGGGCTCACCATCACCATGTGTGGAGATCTGAAAAATGGTCGCACCGTCCACTCGCTGGCACGTCTCCTCACCCTCTACAATGTGACGCTGCAGTATGTGGCGCCCGAGACTCTCCAGATGCCGGACGAAATCACCAAGTTTGTTAATGAGCGGGGCGTCAAACAGGTGTTCTACAACGCCCTGGCCCTGGACGCTCTGGCCGACACCGATGTGCTCTACATGACGCGTATACAGCGCGAGCGCttcgacagcgacagcgagtaTCAGAAG TGCAACGGTCCCTTCATTGTCACGCCCAAGCTGATGACTCTGGCCAAAAAGCGTATGATTGTGCTCCACCCGTTGCCGCGTCTGGACGAGATCAGTCGCGACTTTGACTTGGATCCGCGCGCTGCCTACTTCCGGCAGGCCGAGTACGGTATGTACATCCGCATGGCTCTGCTGGCCATGGTCGTCGGATGCCGCAGCACGGCTCTCTAA